The Meriones unguiculatus strain TT.TT164.6M chromosome 3, Bangor_MerUng_6.1, whole genome shotgun sequence genomic sequence TGCAGGTCTCTTAGTCTTAGGACCTCATGTAAgttgtaaagaaaaacaattggCCTGTGTtttagtaatttcttttttatgtttaaaaagatATAACTCATTAATCTCAGAATACAACACTACAGGAAATGTTTAATATGGATTATGAATGAGTGTCATTCTACCACTAcacttgtttttaaaagatgagaTATTATTTCAAGGGTATATATTTATGTTGGTACTGCAAAGTAAATtaagaaattcaaataaagtaGATTCAAAATGTATATTAGTCACGAAGACACAAAAGTTGCTTTCATTTTTTCATGATGCAGAGATGAAAATAAAGCTGACCGCTCCGGTGACAAGCTACGTGGAGCCTGGCTCAGGTCCTTTCAGTGAATCTACCATTACGGTTTCCCTCTGTATCCCATCTGAGCAGCAATCCGAGCCGCCCAGGCCTTCAGAGTCGGATGTCTTCATTGAAGACAGAACTGAAATGACTGTGTTTGTGCGGTAAGTGGTATTTAAGCCCTGCTGACTGCTAGTTTTATCTCTGTGCCCTCACCATTTAGCTCCTATGCAATTTTTGCAGGTTTTTCACCCTTCCATAAGAACAGTCTAATATATTTCATAGTATTTTCCTACTGTTTTGGTTTTAAAATGTCACTGAGGTCTATTGCAAGATATAGTCTCTTTGTTGAGAAATCTATTGTATACCTTccacaaataaaacaacacaaattACATGGGGTCACCCTTGCCTACAAAATAGGCCTGAACAAGAACACCTTCAAAAACAGCATGTGATGTCTGCGCGCTTCTTCTCGGGCTGCCGCAACAAATACTTCACACTAGCttataacaaacaaaaatttgctctttgtagttttggtttttgttttttgtttttgggttttgggtttttgtttttttttaagctgggtTCAAGTTCAAAGGCACTGACAGTTTTAGTGACTCGCTAGGGACCATTTCTTGATTCATGTAAGCATCTTTGACCCTCTTTTGTAAGGATGATAATCCCTTTCATGAGGGCTCAACCTCCATTACCTAACTATCCTCCGGAGGATCTTAACACTATCATATTTATGATTAGAAGTTAAGTATGAATTTGGGAGAGACATTCAGTCCATAGCATTCTGTCCCTAACTGCAGAAACTTTGTGTCTTTCTCACATACCAAATGCATTCAGCCCATTCTACTAGTGCCAGAATCTTAGCTTATTTCAACATTGACTCAAAAGTCTCATTTAAATATCATCCAAATAAAATCTGGCTGAGACTCAAGGCATGATTCATCCTGAAGCAAATTCTCTCCAGCTGTGGGCTTGTAAAGTCAAATAAGCTATGGGCTTCCAAAGTACAACAATGTGACATACATGGGAGAGACATCCCCCTTTCAaatgagaaaacagagaagaaaaagtaaTGGGCCTCAACTCACTCAAGACCCAAATCTCAAGACTTTAGATATCTTTCTTCAATCAAGGCTCTGCCCCCAGGGTCCATTGGACTGGAGGGTAGAGACCTCCAGAGCTTTGCTGGACAGGAATTAGACCTCTGATACATCACATACCTGAATCTCACGGCATTGGATGCCCCAAGCCCAGCAAAGTAGTCATGTTTAGAGTCACCTACTGTAGAGTCTACCAGGCTAGGGATGGCTGTAGTGGGGACTGTCTATGGAGGCCCCACCCTTGCCAATGTGTCTCTGGGGATGAGGAGACATTGTTGAATAGACTAGACATGGgctttgctcttctttgaaggatcTTGAATGTAGCAACcagactgttttgttgttgttgttgttgttgttgttgttgttgttttgcattGGCACCTTTATATTAAAACTTATACCAATGAAGCTTATCAAAAATACTTTTTTGTTTCTTAACCTTCTAAGTAGAAACCACTGCAGTTGCTCGTCCTGTACTTTAGCAGCATGAATTCATTAGCAGGTGAATTCATCTCAGGATACTTGCATCTAGGCACTTCATTAAACTTttattctctttcccttcccatcGTGTAGCAGCTCCATCCCTCTAATCTGCATGTGTCTTGGCCTATGTTCATATCCACATCTGATATAATATCCTGGTTCCTTTCTGCCCAGCATCCTATAAGTCATAGGCTAATCTGAAGCTCTTGCTTTTGGACCTCATTTTATACCTCACTGAGACAGTGCTTTGTACTttgtcatttctgtttttcttatccctccctttctttgttCAGGAAAATCCTCCCTCATTCAAGACCAACTCGAAAGATACCTGTTAGCGTAGAGTCACAACCTTAGCATTCTCGGGGCCTTTGAGCCTGCCTCTGCTCAGCACGGCTCAGGGTGTTCAGGAGATTCTGTCAAAACATTGATCTCTCCTTTGGACTGAATGCCTAGACACCCAAACTATATTTCATTCATCTGTAACCCCTTGTGTACTCTTCGCCCCAGAAGAGGAAAATGagggaagcatttaattgagttTCTGTTAATTCACTCTTATAGTTTCAggaacttgggaagctgagacagaagtTAACTTAAGCCTAAGATTTCTGGCGCAGACTTAGCAACTaagactctgtgtcaaaagtaTGTAGCAACAATAATCAGAACAAAGGAAACACAACATGACGGAGACAGGCTTCATAGCACACCTCCATAATGCTAGCACTAGGGTGTCTGAGTTCAGAGGACCATTTATTTGGAGCTCACCCCAGCTACACAGTGCCTCCAAAGGCTGCCTGCACTGTATAGCAAGACTCTTTGCTGCATAGTGACTTTTGGGGCAAGCTGAATTGtatataagagagaaaaaaaaaggagggaaagaaaggagtggaAGACAGGGGACTTGGGTTGGGAGTACGGAAGGAGGGGCTTCTGAGTGGTTCTCTAAATCACACATCAGTATGTTTCTGAGAAGTTCCTAGTAAGGTACTCGGGCCGTATCCCAGACACCCTCAGTGTTCATAAGGTTCTATGGTGACTTTTGTACATCTTAGTCCACACAAGATGTGAGTTCCAAATCTGTCCCTCCTTGGCGAGCTTCATGAGCCCAGGTATGAAGGTCATGGCTGCCTGGAAACCATGTCATCCAGCATTCAGGGCCCCAGACCCTGCTGTTCACCTCAGGTCAGCATGGATATCTGTAGTCAAATCACTCAGGCACAATCACTTTCTTCTCTGCAGGTCTTTTGACGGATTCTCAAGTGGCCAAAAGAATCAAGAACAACTTTTGACATTAGCAAACATattgagggaagaaggaaaagtttTCAATGAAAAGGTCTTTTATACTGCAGGCTACAGCAGCCCTTTCCAATTACTTGATAGAAATAATGAAGTGTGGCTGATTCAGAAAAGTGAGCCCGCCAAAGAAAATGAATAAGGAAATGAAGATCACGATCAGGGGCAAAACTTCTGGGAATGCAGACATCAACAGCACCCATAGGTGAAGTATATAGTGTCTTTTGCTTGAGACACCACCCTGAATCATGCTTATTTCCAGTGTGCCTTTGCAAGAAGCTTCATTTAGGTACAGGGTATCAAGAGAAATCTGTGGCCTCTCTTTCTGTGAGGGTCCAGGATAATGGCATGCCATTTCCCTCTCATTCACAATATCACCCTCATGTTGCGGCCTTCTGCTT encodes the following:
- the Hebp2 gene encoding heme-binding protein 2, with the translated sequence MAEGLEPDLGGAVSTAEQAMEMPSWKAPEDTDPQPGSYEIRHYGPAKWVSTCVETMDWDSAIQTGFTKLNGYFQGKNEKEMKIKLTAPVTSYVEPGSGPFSESTITVSLCIPSEQQSEPPRPSESDVFIEDRTEMTVFVRSFDGFSSGQKNQEQLLTLANILREEGKVFNEKVFYTAGYSSPFQLLDRNNEVWLIQKSEPAKENE